The region GGCACCCAAGGATGCAACTATACTGCACATTGTAGCTTAGTTTTCTATGCTGAGTTATAATACTACAGTGTAAGGACTACAAACATACACAAAGCTAGAGGAAGTTCAGGAGAAACCCTATCATTTTCATAGACCTCCTACAGATATTTTTGCATACTTGGAAAGCTGCTCTATAGCCACCAGGCACAGAAATGACAATACAGATCACAACGAGCACTAGAGATAAAAGGTACAAGCCCTGAGCACTGAAGGGCTCAGACAGGGCTCACAttcatttctctctcttgtTCATTCTCTCCCCCAGGCAACCTAAACCAGAGAGTGTGCACTGACTGGCTGCAAGGATGTCAGCCAGTGTCATGGCAAAATGCCTGGTGGAGGCTTAAGTCTCAACAAAGCCACTTCATTCTTCTCAGAGAGTCAACATCTGTGTCTGTTGTCATCCCGTTGATAGGCGTTGTGATCATTTCTGCCCAGACACCAGTACCCAGAGAGATAAATAGGTACTGAATTCAGCAGACAACAACAAATCACAGCCTTCACAGAGGCTGAATTTCACATCAGGAGTTTCACTCTATCCTGTTTTCTTGGTGAGGAGGAGACAGAGATGCAACTGCTGAAGTAGATCTAGGATTCCTACTGGAACCATAAGAGAAACAGCTGCTCTTGGGAAGTCTAAAAGGAGAGTGAGCAAGTGTTCAATGAAGATTTGGGAAGAAAACTAGCCAGGTACAATCAGGAAGTTGCCAAGTATCACATGACACTGACCAACAGATCTTGAGAGGAACCTCTGCGTGTGCTAGACTTAATCCAGGTATGGAGCCCATAGCATGATTCCCAGCAAAGAATCCCTGAAGGCCAGCTCTGAAGAACAGACTCTCAAGGAACCAGGTTGAGAGAAAACCTCTTTCAGAAATATGCTAGGGTttatgttttgtagaaaaaCGAGTATGAAAGTTTAAACTCAAATGTATTAGCAAGAGTGCAGTCAGCAGGCAAGACATTTCTCACAGCTATTTGGCACTGCTGACACTTGGATACTGTGAAGAGTTTGGGCTCCCAAGTCAAAGAAAGACCTTAACAGACTAGAGAAAATGTCATCCACAGGCCATCAAGATAGACAGAGGCTGGACCACAGAACATAGGAGGGGATGTTAGGCaagctgggtttgttcagcctggggagaaggcagcagaggAGAATCTTACCACTGCCTAGAGCTACCTACCTGTAAGATGCAGAGAAAACTGCACCTGGAGCAGTGTGTTTTAACTGCTGCGTTCGATCTTTGCACAAGAATCTGACTATTTTGAGCACAGGGTTGGACCAGAGATCCCCACAGATTATtgcaacctaaattattctatgactATATGTGCGACTATGCAGGAGGCCTTAACAAAAAGGGGAATACATAACATTTCAGTGAGAGCATCAGAGCAACTTGTTAAAATTGACTCCTATTCACACTGacctgcaatatttttttttataaaatggcCATAGCAACAGGATATTAAATCCTGCTCTCAAACAGGTGTGACTATAGGATTTGCAAAGCCAGTAAAAACTAACTGCCCAGCTACGTGAACTAATTCTCCAAGCACTTCTTATAGAAAACAAGATACAAAAGATACATCAAAGGAAATGCTCTTCTGTAGCCTTGCCCATTTTGTTTGCCAGTTTGCAaggttaaagaaaaattataagATGGAGCAGTCTTTATGACTactattaatttttcattatgacTATTCACATGGGATCATAACAACAGTAACAagctggaagaggaggagaataTTTTTGGAGAAGCAATTGCTGGTGGAGACCTGTCAAACAACAGAGCAGTGGAAAACAGATGAGACACTTGTTCTGCTCAGCAATTAACAAAAATAGTCAGTCATGCAACAGCCACAGCACTGACATTAGGTGAGGGCGGGGGGGAGGTGCATTCAGCTCTAAGAAATAACTCAAAACTGAAACAACAGGGAGAAAAAGTAGCTTCTGCCTCAGAACAAGTAGCTCCTGCTTCCCCCCTGCTGACTGAGATCTAAGGTGGGGAGAGCTCAGGAAGTCCAGTTTAGAGATGTATGTAGATCCACACAGACTTAATTAGAGCAACGATTAAGTCTGATGTGATGACTTCTGTCATCTTCACAAAAATGTGGAGTGCTCAAAGCCAGAGGCTGATAGAAGAGAAAGGATGTTGGGGTCGTTGAGGCAGCAATAAAATGAAAGTGCTTAAAGGTTTCCTCTTCATTTGTCCTAGATTTTACAATTGCTTCCAGCACACCAGCAGAGGACACTTGTCATGCGTGAGCTGCTATCATAGTTCCCACCTGGTCCTCAACTAAGGATGCACCTGAAATGTTGTTTGCTGGAGAcacatttaaatgaaatacCACTGTGCTCTTTTCCTGATGTTATGTATGTTTGCTCCCTACTGAGCAAAAAGGGCAACATAACATTTCAGTGGGCACATCAGGGCAACTTGTTCAAATTGGCTGCAACTGATCATTGTCAGTACCTGAATAGCTGGTATTTACCACGATCAGAGACAACAGACACCACTGGTCAGAAATCTGGTCTGCCTCAATTATCACACTGTCAGTCTTAGTAATCTTAGCAGCAAGATTATCTGCTAGTGCTGACCAAAATGAAATAGAGCTTGGACACCCAGTAACCATCTCTCCTATTTCACCTTGGCTATAATCTCCTCGGAGGAAATGATGGAACAAATGAAAGCTGCAGTTGGCTGTGCACGGCACTCAGATATGGGACAGGTGCAGCTGACAACCATGTTCTGTTCAATGCGAGTCGCAAGATACTCACTCCAACAGGGCTGTgaaggcagaagaggagagaacAGGAGCTGCACCACCTGGGTCATGCCACCCTGGAAGCCCACCCTACCCAGCAGAGGGtgcacaaaaccaccacaaaccaTGGATAAATACTCAAAAGCACAAAGGTGGGAACGTTTGGATCTGAAGGATCACAATAAACAACGGAGCTGAGGAAAAAGAATGTGTGTGATCTGTGAAAATCACCTGAAAACAGCTTCACCACAGCAAATCAACTGCCACCAACTAGGCAGCAGCAATTCCCTACCAAATTACAGGAGCGAAAGACGCCAGGACCTTCACCTTGCAGCAGTAGTGCATGCAGCAGAGGGTTGGTGGCTTCTCAGTAGGACACAGCTGGTTCACACAGACTGGGCAGTGGGTTCCTGGGCTCGGGGGGGGCTGGGCATCCTGTACTTGCAGCCCCGAGGAGATAAGCAGGGTCTCAGGGTTCTCCATATAGCATTGGATCAGGAAATCCACATTCCACCTGCAGTGCATGAGGAGGTGCCGAGCAACATCACTTGGGATGCTCAGAGTATCCTGGACCTGCTGTACTGTCTGGTTCATGAGCACCTTCGCCTCCTCTGGACTAAGTGTGTGCCCCATTGGCACCTGCAGCATTGCCATGAGAAACTCTTCCAACCTGCCTATCCCAGGATTCAACCTGACATGGAAAAATGTGTTATGTCCCTACAGGGTAGACATGCACACCCCTCCACATCTGGTGACATGCATCCCTACCGATACAGGCAGTCTGTGTCATCATCATCCAGAGATGCCTCTGGTGGCCTGCTCTGAAAAACCATCTGTGCCTGGCCCCCAAGAGGTGTTGTGGGTTCAGCAGAGATGTATTCCAAGACATGAGGCCTCTCCTCCTGGCGCCGGAGATAGCCCTGGTTCAGTAAGTACAGGACACAGGACAGCACGTCCACGCTGTGGCAGCAGAAGCTCAGGAACTGCAGCCCTGGACACAACTCGCCCCTCTGACAGGCATCAATCACCTACAGCAGCAAGGAAGCCCCACACTGCAATGCAGTGCAGCACCCAGGAAAACCCCCTCTCCTCCTCAATCCCTCCATACCCTAAACACCAGGTTGTCAATGTGGAGCTGCTTCTCCACCTTGAGGATGCGGGTGATGAGGCAGCAGAGGacattcctcttcctttccaggGTGCTGACATCAGCCCTCTCCACCTGCAGGTACctctgctggggcagcagccTCAGGTGGCGGCCAGAGGCACAGGCCAGGGCTGCTTGGTTCACCTGCAGCACACCTGGAGCCAGCACCCAGCCCGGGTCAGCCAGGCCCTGAGCTGGGCCCTGAAGGAGCCCCAGGACACACGTGGGGCTGCTGGACCCAGCCATGGGCCTCCTGCTGCGGCCTTCACAGGTGTCGGCCCCATCCCTGTTCCCCACATGTGGCCCCAAGCAACAGTGACACCCACCACCCCTGGCCCTGTTCCCCAACCCTGCACACACACCCGAGACCGACCCACGCTGATACACACCCCACACGTGGCCCCAAGACCAGCCCCACACACAACCCCCAGCCCCCAACTTGAAAGACAgacctgcaccccaaacacCCACAGACCCACCCCAGCCCACTCGCTTCCCCTACAAGCTCTGGTATGctcaccccagcacccccaggggCGCCCAGCCCCACACCCACCTCCTGGCGTGCAGCTCCGCACCAGGACGCCCTCGCCGTGGGTCAGCGGTGTCAGCGCAtggtgcagcagctcagcagggagCCCGGTGGCCTGCAGCAGGGCCTccacagccacctcctgcaGGAGGGCATGGAAAGGAATGGCCGGCCAAGCCCCACCAAACAAGGGGGGCCTCTGCCCCAAACACCCCCGCACACCCCACCAGAAGGGAGGGAACAACCCTGCtgtgctccagcacccaccgCAGCACCAGCTCCTACCTCAGCACTGTTGAAGCACAGCAGGATGTACATCTGCAGGGTGGACACGTGGAGGACGCAGTCTCCAAACTGCAGCTCGGCGTGGCCCAGCCATGTCCACTGCAGCCGCCGAGGCTTTGAGCActcccagcccagctggctCTGGCCTGCCAGAGACGGCATCAGCGCAGGGCTggggccagctctgctgggcactCCCAGCGcttcccagcactgctgctgccgctggctGAGCTGCTGAGGGGCAGGCTGGGCACCACGAGACCCCCCGCACACCCACGGCCGCCACACTCACTCCGcctgcagaaggcagcaaacTCATCCAGGGGGGAcctcagagcagctgggaaaaaCCTCCCAGGTTCATCCATGTAGCAGAATGGGGACACAGGCCAGCAGCGTGGGGACAGGGCCAGCACCTTCACCTCTGGCACATCTGCCACCGaggctgtccccagcacctggACATGAGGGCAGCTCAGCACAGGCCCCGGGATCCCTGTGAGGAACGTGggcagcctcctgctctccccacccCACCGGCACGCTCACCTCGTCCAGGCCCGTGTCCAGCTCCACCAGCCACttgtcctgctcctgcagccggAAGAGGTAAAACTGCTGCTGGAGCTCCTCTGACTCGGCCAAGTTCCTCAGCATCTCCTGGGGGAAGCGGCTGGGGAAGCACAGCCCAATCTGCTCCACGACAGCTCCTTCCAGCCAAGACAGCCCTTGCGCCAGGAGCCGGTCCCCCAGGTAGTGCCTGCCACAGGCCACAGGGTCAGGTCAGGAGCCAGCCCGAGCCCTGTGGCCACCAGCCACCCACCAGCAGAGATGGCCTCAGCCCTCTCCGTGCCAGGCTAGGCAGCACCCGTCTCCCTTCCCTGTCACCAGCAGGGAATGTGCCTCCACAGCCTGGCAGCGCCCACAGGCCCTCACAgcctttcccctccccacacCAGAGATGGGAAAAGCAAGCGGGAGCATCACAGCCACACCAGCCCAGGCTCAGCCACAGCCCCAGTGCCACCTGCACCTCCCTCGCCACGCCACACCAGCCCTCTGGTGCTGTGGAGACATGGCACCCTCACCGGTAGAAGTGCTCGAAGGTGTGAGCAAGCTCCAGGCCACTGAAGACAACAAAGGGCTCCAGgatctgctgcagctgctgcaatgGGCCcatgctgcctgcagccccctgcagctcctggatcTTCCTGTCCAGGTAGCGGGCAAACTGCTCGCTCACCTGCAGAGGAACAGGGCTGGTGCAGAGGGGGCTCACCGGGCGCCAAGGCCGGGCTGGGGAAAAGTCCCTGGGGGGAACAGCCAGGAAACCCTGGGGCTCTTGGGCAGGGGCCAAGGGTGTGCAGGCACCAGCCCAGGACAGCACACAAGCACTCACAGCTGGGTACCATCCAGGGCCACCACAGGACTAGGTTCCATGACCTGACTGGGGGGCTAAGACACCCCCCACCCGGAGCTCACCCAAGGCTGTGGGCCAGGGCAGCCTCCCAGGCAGTGCCAGCGGCTGGTGACACTGGGGCCCGGCACTGGTGCCACGCTCCCTTGACTCACGTGCAGGGTGGCGAGGAAGGAGAGTTGCAGCAAAGCCCCTGCAAAGCCCTGGCCCAGGGCCAGCATGAAGGCGGCCTGCTGCCCAAAGAGCTCCTCCGTGGCCCCACGCAGGCGCTGGTACAGCCCACAGTATCGCTCCACGAGGTctggtgcctgccctgccaccTCCAAGAACCCCTgcacctgcggggaggcagcaCGACAGGGGTGAGCCCCACAGTGGGACGCGCCTGTGCCCTGCGGGAAcctccacagccccagccctgctctgccgaCACCGGCTGCCTGGGTCCTGGCCAGAGGCCAGCTGGAGGCCCTGGTGCTGTCAGGGGCTGCTGAGCACTTGGGgtgaggagggagcagagcccgaggGCTCAGCAGAGGCTGCGGCGGCAGGACAGAAGTGCAGCAGCCACCCAGCAGGAATAAGTTGCCCAACGCTGGACCCATCTCCCAGCCCGGGCACAAGGGCCAGGCTGATGTCTGAGCCCTGCCCGGGTGGCAAGTGCAGCAGGGCTGTCCCCATGCCCCTCCAGGCCCTGCAGAGGCCAGGTACAGCCCCGCACCCCCCCCACTATCCCAGGGCACCACCAGGCCCTGCTCTCCACTCTTCACaacacctgcccagcacacagtCCCACATGCCCTTTCTGGCCTCACAACTGGCTGTCCAAGCTCTACCTGCTGCTGCACCACACCACGCCAGCACCGCGAGATGCCCCACAGGCTGCTCGACCTCTCCACCGCTGCCTTTGCAGCTCTGGCTGGCACCTCCTTGTTCTTCCTCTCCTGCCCGCCTGCCAAGGGACAGCCCTGGGCTCAGTGTGGCTCTGTGCGCAGGCTCCACACAGCAACCACAGCagcctccccctctccccaagGGGCAGAGAAGATGCCGGGGAGGCATGGCCGCGATGGGGGCACAGCCACCATTCTTCCCCAGCTCAAGAGCCACAGGACTCTCCTTAGAGCTCCCAGGCAGATCCCCACAGCCACAGCCCAGCACCCGGGACCACCATCCCCCAGCTCCATGGGAGGGCAGCCCCTCACTCACCAGCTGCTCTCGCCTCCTctggctctgtgctgctggggtcCACATGCACCAGGAGTTGGGTCAGGCGCCGCACACGGGAACCAAAGACAGCACTGCGGCTGGTGGCACGGCGGGGCAGCTCCACACTCTCCAGGTACTCCCTCAGCAGCCAGGCCAGGGCGCTGATGCCTTCGGGGTCTGCGAGGCCAACCAGACTCAAAGCGGGGTGCCTCAGCCTGAGGCACAGTGTGGATGGGCCCGGGAGAGCACAGGGTACCTGGGCTAGTGATGCTCTCCACCAAGGGGCTCACCAGGGCCTCCCAGCACGTCCTGCCCAAGGCCTGGGCTGCCTCATCGTCAGGAAGGAAGCGGTCGGCAAAGCCCTGCTCGTGCCGCAGAGCCTGGTTCAGcctgcaacagcagctgggcAGCACACAGTGGGGGACTGCAAGGTGGCCCCGGCCCTCTGGGACTGCTGGCGGCCAGGAGAAGCCAGAGTCCCTCCCTGTCCAGCTGGGACACCcggctgctcctctcccagcccTACGGTCCCCCTTGCGGGCTGCCACCACCATCCCCCCAGGCCCTGGGACGCTGGGGTCATGATGACACAGTCGGGAGACAACTCACCGGCCAAAGAGCTGCAGTAGTCGTCCCCGGTCCCGGCAGATCTCCTGGCACCAAGCATGAGCCTGAACAGTGTAGAAGAGGAACGTTCGCCAGCACAGCTGCTCCCTGAAGACTGGCCAGAACGTGGGCTTGGGACCCAGCACCTCGATGCCACGCACACGTGTGTCAATGCCGCCCTACAGGAAAGTGTGACCCTTagctcctccagcctgtccccgACACCCTACACTGCCAGTTCGTCGCCTCCTGCTCCCCTACCTGCTGGCACCGCTTCACTCGGATCTGGATGACGGGCCAGAAGCGGGTCATGTTCTCCAGCAGGACCACTCTGCTGTCTGAAGGCAGGATGGTCACCTGCAGGCAGACAGTGAGCTCTCAGCACGCCAGGCGGCGAGCACCAGTCACCCTGCGTGCTCCCCAGTCACCCCACATTACAGCCATGAGGTGtgtcccccagcagccccgACACAGCCAAAGGGTGCCCCCGGCAGGGCCCCATTCATGGCTCACAGCCCCAGCgcaggctgggctgcagggctgccccTACCCAGGTCTCCAGCTCCCGTTGCCTACAGCCAGGAGGAGgctcccacagcagctcctgctggcccCAGCTCCCTATGGGCCCCATGGCCAGGGCAACACCTTCACAGGGCACAGCAAGGACCAGCCCACTGCTCCCGTGGGGCCCCATGGCCAGAGCAGCCTGTGCCAAACTCACTGTGTTCAGCTCGGTTCTGATGGTGGTTGGGCTGTCACCCCCCAGCACCACGACACGGGCCGGCATGTAGCTGGAGTCCTCGCTGGCCACCAGCATGCTCatctccctgcagcacagcaaacaTGGTGCTGCCAAGCTGTCCCCACCCCCCTGCCCtggcccctgccagccccacacacTGCTGCCCACATCCAGCAGCCCCCAGGATGGGGACCACTGGGGCAGGGCTCACACAGAGCCTCCAAAGCCCTCTCCTCCTTGTACAGCTGCTGGCCCTCCTGGCCCCAAGGCCTCCCAGCCCCGCTGAGCCAGCCCCACCTGACCAGCACCCCACACTGCATGTGCACAGTGATGAAGTGGGAGCCGGTGCTGCCATTTGACTCCCAGTAGGTCTTGGGGTTCCTGTCTGTCAGCTTGCTGGCCCGGTGGGGGTTGGAGGACACCTGCACCTTCTCCCAGCACTTGTCCTCCTTCGCCTCCACGCTGGAGCCTGTGGGGAGCGCACATGGAGCCTCCAGCCGCCTGGCCAGCACATACCAGGCACAGGGCTCCAGATCCCACTCCCTGCTGTCAGTCACCTCGGCACAGGTTGCGCAGAAAGACATCAAAGAAGGGGATGCTGATGGGCTGCTGGCTCCGGCGGTGCTCCTCTATCTGCCCCAACACCAGCTATGGGATGGGTGAGGCTCTTACCAGGGGCCCTGGGTCCTCCTCCCCTTGCCCAccacagggctggggcaggcagggagcagacGGCTGCCCCTCAGTGCCAGGGACGGCTGGATGCCGCAGGACCCAGAGGCCCAGTGCAGCCGGGCCTTCCCAGGCCTACCTGAATGCAGCCAGCCAAGATGCTGGTTGTCAGCTTCCTGCAGAGGCTGCTGTACTTCTCACAGTCGGTCACCAGGTCGAGCAGGGCTGGTGCCAGTGACGGGGCTGTGCGGTGCTTGTCCAGGGCTTTGGCCAGAGCCTCACGAGAGCCCGCATGGCACATCACCGCAGCACAGTCCTTGCTGGCACTGGCCAGGCGGTGCAGGAAGCCCACAACCTCCTGCACCACCTGCTGAGCGGCAGCCATGAGTGGCCAGGCTGGCACCAGGagccctccagccccagcagcggGTGCTGCAGGGCTCCATCCCCCTCACCCTGACACTGCAGCGGGGCTCGCCAGAGCCCAGCCGGGCATAGCACTGGGCACACTGGCCACGAGGATGCGGCCATGGCCAGGATGGCCACTGCCCCCCTCTCCCAGCGCGTTAGCCATGGCACACTGAACTCCAGCAGGCAGGGACCTGCTTCACCAACACTGGGCCCAGCCAAcgcacagcacagccaccaaagctgcccctgcccgccggGAGTCCCGCAGCCTCCTTACCTCCCCATCGCTGCTGTgcgcactcagggagaacaaaCAGGGCTCCACACACTCGTGCCAGGGCAGCACATCCTCCTGGTAACCCTCCAGGAACTTGTTCAGGATCCTGAGTGACAGGGGGCCAACTCAAGCTGGGGCACAGACAGCAGTGCCAGGGGGAGCCCTGCTCCCTACCCCTCTGACAAAGCCAGCACTCCACATGGACCGGGAGCCAAGGCTCCCCAGGCATCTCGGACACCACACCAGCACCCAGGCATCTGCTGCACTGCCCTGGCGTGTCCCAAACAGCATCCAGGCATGTGCTGCTCTGTCCCACGTGGCACCATGCCCTGGGACACCCCAATCAGCACCTGTGGATGTGCTGGGGTGCACCTACCCTGGCCCACAGTCAAAAGTTGAACAGCCCCACCAGCACCGACACATGTGCTGTGTCCTGCAAACATCGCCATGAGCACTCACACCTGCTGCAGAGGACCCAGACCCCCCAAGGATGCTCAGGGACCCACCTGAGGATGCTCAAGCTCATGGCCTTCTCTGTCCCCAGCAGCTTCAAGCTGCgcagcagcagcctgaagcACCCGTGGTCCTGCAGCAGCCGGGCTGCCTCACCAGAGGGGACAGGACCTTCGGCACAGAGCTGCCGCTCCAGGaccaccaccacctccttgGACAAGGTGCTGTTGTcccccaggctgcccagcagtGTCTGCATGTCCCCCAGGCCCAGTGGCACCTCTCTGCCTGCCAGGACAGGGACATACAGGCCTGGCCCAGGCACTCACAGGAGCCATGCCATGGGGTGCTCTGCCCCACAGGCGAGGCAAGCCGTGCCCACTGCGTCCCGGGGCCGGGGCACAGTGGGGCTTTGGGTGCACGGTACCTGCCATCTCCAGGCACAGAGGTAGCCGGTGCTCTGCCAGGCGGTTGATGGTGCTGAGGGCCAGCATGGCCTGAGGGCAGCCAGTGCTCTGCTtgtcccaccagcagctctgcagcaccgTGTGGAGGTCACAGCTCaccagctgctctgccaggcCCCGGTGGCCGTCAATCAGCATGTTCACCACCAGCAACCCATTCTGCACGCCTGAGGAgcccctgcagggacagagccaTGCAggtgccttcctccccccagcacagagcctcCCCTGCACCCACAAGCCACCTGCCTGCCTTGCCCAACTCTCAACACAGAGGGTCCCCCCGCCCCCAGCCACTGCCCTCGCTCTGCCCCTACCCTGGCACCCTCTGCATGGTGCTCATGGCAGCAGGGATGGCACTCAGCAGGCTTGCCGAGCCCTCGCTGGAAGCAGAGCCGATGCTGGCAAAGATCTCTCGCATCATCTGCATGTCAGCCTGGTTCAGGGGCAAGACCTTCCCACTGGTGCCTTCTGGCTCGCCAGCCACAGCTCCCACCAGCACCTTCAGGGCCTGCAAGGTCCAAGCAATCAGAAGGGCAGTGGGCATCTTCGCCACACCTGGGCAAGCCAGTGCCCTTCCTGCCCGCCTCCAGCATATCCTCTGCCACACTCACCGCCAGGCCGGCCTGCtgcaccagggcagaggaggCGTGCTGCTGCATGCCTGCCAGCACGGCCCACACACCACCCTCCGTGGCAAATGCCATGCGCCAGTCGTAT is a window of Columba livia isolate bColLiv1 breed racing homer chromosome 3, bColLiv1.pat.W.v2, whole genome shotgun sequence DNA encoding:
- the LOC102093755 gene encoding cullin-9 isoform X10 yields the protein MGLERPERKPGFSAAAIAERGSKKIPSWLLANSKAGTIEGTFPAMVNERHNGNLLVHLGPKLQAYPQELLRQRRGQDGQPEYLIQWSIVSLEERAVGGNGASCAETKPENISMWMSAEEVCATCPTLLGKRKLEGQWVKEEKAASPFTADVPVDEASLLEMKADVRSLVQRARRQMSKSGSPESFILNTIHVLSAYASIGSLASAFKETGALDLLMKMLCHKEKQIRHSAGNMLRALASHDAGSRAYVLLSLSQQDGIEQHMDFDSRYTLLELFAETTSSEEHHMSFEGIHIPQIPGKLLFILVKHYLCVTSLLDKLSSDLEQGGQQQDCAVPSLFPEERSRVKQEFEFSMAMANLILELVHVMGWDHGHKPEPLPRQELQPRTTRSIFQHGATSSTAAQMPGLNSNHGPHKKQGCAFLTSSDFADRSGYMEYLRANLRRGMRVRLLEDCGGVRAGEEGECLQNTNSMHTVQVLWQSTGQTYWMRWHMLEIIGFGDQWEDPAAQEKERSLIESSNLDTVAQPFFCKPFGVLYSLPYLREQPSKASEVLSRSEWWELLFFVKKLEAQGQKEIICLIQQDQGEQLSEVDEEALIQLSVPVELAQKVLRVLEKKCQRSIQRDLRGSHIYTKYFLGRRAEQDARLNTAVSSEGAGCRSTDPEITMAKAAKEELSASTVPPHALAAVAKSDSQLFNELLEREGLFFPEVPEEQIRVLGSSDEASERGSLAKMAAVVDVIQSSSSELGLCLAGLKHIMKILEEEPEPRVSKVQGGLGTRSVGEKLVKAVVELLSTEVAEKALVAVTLRLLAILMMKYDWRMAFATEGGVWAVLAGMQQHASSALVQQAGLAALKVLVGAVAGEPEGTSGKVLPLNQADMQMMREIFASIGSASSEGSASLLSAIPAAMSTMQRVPGGSSGVQNGLLVVNMLIDGHRGLAEQLVSCDLHTVLQSCWWDKQSTGCPQAMLALSTINRLAEHRLPLCLEMAGREVPLGLGDMQTLLGSLGDNSTLSKEVVVVLERQLCAEGPVPSGEAARLLQDHGCFRLLLRSLKLLGTEKAMSLSILRILNKFLEGYQEDVLPWHECVEPCLFSLSAHSSDGEQVVQEVVGFLHRLASASKDCAAVMCHAGSREALAKALDKHRTAPSLAPALLDLVTDCEKYSSLCRKLTTSILAGCIQLVLGQIEEHRRSQQPISIPFFDVFLRNLCRGSSVEAKEDKCWEKVQVSSNPHRASKLTDRNPKTYWESNGSTGSHFITVHMQCGVLVREMSMLVASEDSSYMPARVVVLGGDSPTTIRTELNTVTILPSDSRVVLLENMTRFWPVIQIRVKRCQQGGIDTRVRGIEVLGPKPTFWPVFREQLCWRTFLFYTVQAHAWCQEICRDRGRLLQLFGRCCCRLNQALRHEQGFADRFLPDDEAAQALGRTCWEALVSPLVESITSPDPEGISALAWLLREYLESVELPRRATSRSAVFGSRVRRLTQLLVHVDPSSTEPEEARAAGGQERKNKEVPARAAKAAVERSSSLWGISRCWRGVVQQQVQGFLEVAGQAPDLVERYCGLYQRLRGATEELFGQQAAFMLALGQGFAGALLQLSFLATLHVSEQFARYLDRKIQELQGAAGSMGPLQQLQQILEPFVVFSGLELAHTFEHFYRHYLGDRLLAQGLSWLEGAVVEQIGLCFPSRFPQEMLRNLAESEELQQQFYLFRLQEQDKWLVELDTGLDEVLGTASVADVPEVKVLALSPRCWPVSPFCYMDEPGRFFPAALRSPLDEFAAFCRRSQSQLGWECSKPRRLQWTWLGHAELQFGDCVLHVSTLQMYILLCFNSAEEVAVEALLQATGLPAELLHHALTPLTHGEGVLVRSCTPGGVLQVNQAALACASGRHLRLLPQQRYLQVERADVSTLERKRNVLCCLITRILKVEKQLHIDNLVFRVIDACQRGELCPGLQFLSFCCHSVDVLSCVLYLLNQGYLRRQEERPHVLEYISAEPTTPLGGQAQMVFQSRPPEASLDDDDTDCLYRLNPGIGRLEEFLMAMLQVPMGHTLSPEEAKVLMNQTVQQVQDTLSIPSDVARHLLMHCRWNVDFLIQCYMENPETLLISSGLQVQDAQPPPSPGTHCPVCVNQLCPTEKPPTLCCMHYCCKYEKALLRGYVECCSNLTWCTNPQGCDQILLKDGLGYGAACSKCSWISCFNCNFPEAHYPASCSHMSQWVDDDGYYEGMTSEAQSKHLAKLISKHCPSCQAQIEKNEGCLHMTCAKCNHGFCWRCLKPWRPTHKDYYNCSAVVSKAAWQEKRFQDYNERCIFHHHGREFAMSLRNRVSSISVMPKIRTLTFVLDACKMLEQARKVLAYSCVYSYYNQDTESMDIVEQQTESLELHTNALQILLEETLLQHQDLDSSLQLLKAEHFSAGLELVHQIKQRLFAVLWQSTQDFRVGLQTLADPGQRNVKLSNVSSSASACVGPKHTISCDSPNLEEGGKESEEEEYEPQWQEDYDEDDDLDEDNFLFGNESDNLDCDSYFDDDDAYD